In one window of Brevinema andersonii DNA:
- a CDS encoding transporter substrate-binding domain-containing protein, which translates to MHKTKKEDKLIVGMELSFPPFEMRDTNGNPKGISVDLAHSLGEYLGKEVEIKHIAWNGLITSLQTKKIDLITSSMAIIEARKEKVDFSDPYAHTVIAALVYRDSPVKKSSDLNHPERTLALRQGTTSYFFALDQFPESKKNSFATETPAITEVIQGKANAFLYDWLSVYKLY; encoded by the coding sequence ATGCACAAAACAAAAAAAGAAGATAAATTAATTGTAGGAATGGAATTGTCTTTTCCTCCTTTTGAAATGCGAGACACAAACGGCAACCCTAAAGGCATCAGTGTTGATTTGGCACACAGTTTAGGTGAATATTTAGGTAAGGAGGTCGAAATCAAGCATATTGCGTGGAATGGATTAATAACTTCTTTGCAAACAAAAAAAATTGATCTGATTACTTCATCAATGGCTATTATAGAAGCACGGAAAGAAAAAGTAGATTTTTCAGATCCTTATGCACATACTGTGATTGCGGCGTTAGTATACCGTGATTCTCCTGTAAAAAAATCAAGTGATTTGAATCATCCGGAACGAACACTTGCATTACGTCAGGGAACAACTTCTTATTTTTTTGCACTAGATCAATTTCCGGAGTCAAAAAAGAATTCTTTTGCAACAGAAACTCCTGCAATAACAGAGGTTATTCAAGGAAAGGCTAATGCGTTTCTTTATGACTGGCTTTCTGTCTACAAACTTTACTAA
- a CDS encoding transporter substrate-binding domain-containing protein, with amino-acid sequence MAGSENNDWGIAVRKGNVKLLAEINSFLKEFKASGGYKVLTEKYFREEKKLFDAQGIDFFFYD; translated from the coding sequence ATGGCAGGTTCAGAAAATAATGACTGGGGAATCGCCGTACGCAAAGGTAATGTAAAGCTTCTTGCAGAAATTAATTCTTTCTTGAAAGAATTTAAGGCTTCAGGAGGATATAAAGTATTGACAGAAAAATATTTCCGGGAAGAAAAAAAATTATTTGATGCTCAAGGAATTGACTTCTTTTTTTATGATTAA
- a CDS encoding Na+/H+ antiporter NhaC family protein produces the protein MQLLNIILVLLIPSVIFGLSPQEIAQKLGIWTLLPPFLAVMLAFLTKHVILSLLIGIWTGSLLLVVSVHGGSFYSFIQSFTMISKTIVNSINSSFSAGIIMQVITIGGLIALIGRNGGARAVASMIASKAKTPRSAQLMTWILGIFIFFDDYANALIAGSVMRPVTDKLKVSREKLAFIVDSTAAPIAAVALISTWIGFELSTMRDAYEIIGQPDVNVYAIFLKTIPYRFYNIFMLGFVAIIALMNRDFGPMLKAEQNARNGIINNTHTMQEGGDALDPLPHIKLNIWNALIPLATLIIVSILGFWNEGYQSLMQKNPEIFNKLQGYDLSIEILGASSASFVIFQAALAATIVAFIMSAITKTINFFDAFQIWLNGAKNLFGTAVLTLILAWSISSIIKALGTNFFLVEFLKDVVNPALLPMFTFIIGMLVSFSTGTSYGTMGILMPLAIPLASSLSNGADIIVIATAGAVLTGAVFGDHCSPISDSTILSSAGAGCSLVDHTKTQLPYALLVGFISIILGYLMIAFGFPILVSYILGFSFLISILYVYGKNPSQQ, from the coding sequence ATGCAGTTGCTCAATATTATATTAGTATTATTGATTCCTAGTGTGATATTTGGATTATCTCCTCAAGAGATTGCCCAAAAATTGGGAATATGGACTCTTCTGCCACCATTTTTGGCTGTTATGTTGGCTTTTTTGACAAAACATGTTATTTTATCATTACTTATCGGGATTTGGACAGGATCTTTATTATTAGTAGTATCTGTTCACGGGGGTTCTTTTTATTCTTTTATTCAAAGTTTTACTATGATCTCAAAAACAATTGTTAACTCTATTAATAGTAGTTTTAGTGCTGGAATCATTATGCAGGTGATTACCATTGGTGGATTAATAGCATTAATTGGCCGTAATGGAGGAGCACGTGCTGTAGCATCAATGATTGCTTCTAAAGCAAAAACACCAAGATCTGCTCAATTAATGACCTGGATATTAGGAATATTTATTTTCTTTGACGACTATGCCAATGCATTGATTGCTGGTTCTGTAATGAGACCTGTTACTGACAAACTTAAGGTTTCCCGAGAAAAATTAGCTTTTATTGTTGATTCAACAGCTGCTCCTATTGCTGCAGTTGCCCTTATTTCTACATGGATCGGCTTTGAATTAAGTACCATGAGAGATGCCTATGAAATTATAGGTCAGCCTGATGTTAATGTTTATGCCATATTTTTAAAAACGATACCATATCGATTTTATAATATTTTTATGCTAGGATTTGTTGCTATTATTGCTCTAATGAATAGAGATTTTGGCCCTATGCTTAAGGCAGAACAAAATGCTCGTAATGGTATTATCAATAATACTCATACTATGCAAGAGGGTGGGGATGCATTAGATCCCCTTCCTCATATAAAATTAAATATTTGGAATGCTCTTATTCCTTTAGCTACTTTGATTATTGTATCGATATTAGGATTTTGGAATGAAGGGTACCAATCTTTAATGCAAAAAAATCCTGAAATTTTTAACAAATTGCAAGGATATGATTTGAGTATCGAAATTTTAGGAGCTTCTAGTGCCAGTTTTGTCATTTTTCAAGCTGCATTAGCAGCTACTATTGTTGCTTTTATTATGTCTGCTATAACTAAAACAATCAACTTCTTTGACGCTTTTCAAATTTGGCTCAACGGAGCAAAAAATTTATTTGGTACAGCAGTTCTCACATTAATTTTAGCTTGGTCCATTTCATCTATTATTAAAGCATTAGGAACCAATTTTTTCCTTGTAGAATTTTTAAAAGACGTTGTTAATCCGGCATTGTTACCGATGTTTACTTTTATTATTGGCATGCTGGTTTCTTTTTCTACAGGGACTTCTTATGGTACTATGGGAATTTTGATGCCTCTAGCAATACCCTTAGCTTCTTCGTTGTCAAATGGAGCAGATATTATAGTTATTGCTACAGCTGGAGCAGTACTTACAGGAGCTGTATTTGGAGATCATTGTTCTCCAATATCAGACAGTACAATTTTATCTTCTGCAGGTGCTGGATGTTCTCTAGTTGATCACACCAAAACTCAATTACCTTATGCATTATTAGTTGGATTTATATCTATTATATTAGGTTATCTTATGATTGCGTTCGGATTTCCAATATTAGTATCGTATATTTTAGGATTTTCATTTCTTATTTCTATACTTTATGTTTATGGGAAAAATCCGAGTCAACAATAA
- a CDS encoding Na+/H+ antiporter NhaC family protein, with protein sequence MWLLVVNILLLPAILFSQEVSLSEQNAQFFGFFTLLPPILAIICAFLTRQVLFSLFVGIWNGTFLLSIQNGFQIWDIFQSFSAIPHLIIDSMADSANAGIILQVLTIGGLIAVIARNGGAVAVAEIVASKGKTPRSAQLLSWFLGLFIFFDDYASCLITGPVMKTVTDKLKVSREKLAFIVDATAAPISGIVLISTWIGYELGVMKDAYAIAGYSDINVYNIFIETIPYRFYNIFILGFIVLIALFNRDFGPMFKAERNARHGIIDSSGYQSDQDTSLDPLPGIKMNPWNALIPILVLIFSAIIGFWVNGYNTLLADDPQALSNLSGYLLLIEVLGNADAGFVIFQAALFASFVAFFMSNITKTISLYDSIKIWVNGAKALFASAVIILLLAWSMASVIKELGTHYYLTAALKEILNPRLLPTIIFILGFFISFSTGTAFGTMGILIPLTIPLAVSLAPDMPAITVSSASAALTGAIVGDHCSPISDTTILSAVGADCALLDHVRTQMPYALLVMIISIVFGYLGTSFGLSIFLAYVLGFSSLILVLFTVGKQPNL encoded by the coding sequence ATGTGGTTATTAGTAGTAAATATTTTATTACTACCTGCGATTTTATTTTCTCAGGAAGTATCTTTATCAGAACAAAATGCACAATTTTTTGGTTTTTTCACTCTATTACCTCCCATTCTAGCTATTATCTGTGCTTTTTTGACGAGACAAGTTTTATTTTCTCTTTTTGTAGGGATTTGGAATGGAACTTTTTTATTAAGTATACAAAACGGTTTTCAAATATGGGATATATTCCAAAGTTTTAGTGCAATTCCTCATTTGATTATTGATTCAATGGCTGATTCTGCAAATGCTGGAATTATCCTTCAAGTACTGACAATTGGGGGCTTAATAGCTGTCATTGCACGTAACGGAGGAGCTGTAGCAGTTGCAGAAATTGTTGCCTCAAAAGGAAAAACTCCCCGATCTGCTCAACTATTATCATGGTTTTTAGGGCTTTTTATCTTTTTTGATGATTATGCAAGCTGCTTGATTACTGGACCCGTCATGAAAACTGTAACCGATAAACTAAAAGTTTCCCGAGAAAAACTAGCATTCATTGTAGATGCTACGGCAGCTCCTATTTCCGGGATAGTGCTTATTTCGACTTGGATAGGATATGAACTAGGTGTCATGAAAGATGCTTATGCTATTGCAGGTTATTCAGATATTAATGTTTACAATATATTTATTGAAACTATTCCTTATCGATTTTATAATATTTTTATTCTTGGATTTATTGTGCTTATTGCTCTATTTAATAGGGATTTTGGTCCTATGTTTAAAGCTGAACGAAATGCACGCCATGGTATTATTGATTCTTCGGGATATCAATCTGATCAGGATACTTCTCTAGATCCTTTACCAGGTATCAAAATGAATCCATGGAATGCTCTTATTCCTATTTTAGTATTGATTTTTTCAGCTATTATAGGTTTTTGGGTAAACGGATATAATACACTATTAGCAGATGATCCTCAAGCTCTTTCTAATTTGTCTGGATATCTTCTTCTCATAGAGGTATTAGGCAACGCAGATGCAGGATTTGTCATTTTTCAAGCAGCATTATTTGCTAGTTTTGTTGCATTTTTTATGTCTAATATCACAAAAACTATTTCCCTTTATGATTCAATCAAAATTTGGGTAAACGGTGCCAAAGCTTTATTTGCCAGTGCTGTAATTATTCTGTTATTAGCATGGTCTATGGCATCCGTCATCAAAGAATTAGGTACACATTATTACTTAACTGCTGCACTAAAAGAAATTCTCAATCCTAGATTGCTTCCCACTATTATATTTATTTTAGGATTTTTTATTTCTTTTTCCACGGGTACAGCATTTGGAACCATGGGCATTCTCATACCATTAACAATTCCTTTGGCAGTTTCACTTGCACCAGATATGCCTGCTATTACTGTTTCATCTGCAAGCGCTGCTCTTACTGGAGCTATTGTTGGAGATCATTGTTCCCCGATATCAGATACAACTATTTTATCAGCTGTAGGAGCCGATTGTGCATTGTTAGACCATGTACGTACTCAAATGCCTTATGCCTTGCTTGTCATGATTATTTCTATAGTTTTTGGATATCTGGGTACATCATTTGGATTATCAATATTTTTAGCTTATGTATTAGGATTTTCCAGTCTCATTCTAGTATTATTTACAGTTGGCAAACAACCTAATTTATGA
- a CDS encoding alanine/glycine:cation symporter family protein, which translates to MIANIIDTLNNYLYSYILVIVLLGVGIIFTLKTKFIQFHWKEMSAAFSNSLTGNSKSKKISSFEAFAVTTASRVGTGNLAGVALAIIVGGPGAIFWMWITALLGGSLAFIESTLAQIFKVHDKDNTHFRGGPAYYMQQGLHSKTMGLIFSILLLMVFGIAFNSVQANTIALAFENSFHIPTIVSAFILSILSAAFIFGGLPRIAKASALIVPVMAILYLILCLIVIFINLDKIGNVFLVIFQNAFGLKEFGTGTLIGTIVTGVKRGLFSNEAGMGSAPNAAAAADTSHPVKQGLIQACGVFFDTIIICSATAFLILFSGVDISNASSGIALTQNALTIYFGNMGNIFLSVCIFLLAFSSILGNYFYAQNTMLLISHNKIVLFSFKILVIVPVFAGSVAQFNLVWNIADLFMGLMALLNIYAIVKLFPFVQETLLDYQAQSRQGKDPAFNKVHVKGLEDVECWD; encoded by the coding sequence ATGATAGCAAATATCATTGATACGCTTAATAATTATTTATATTCTTATATTTTGGTTATTGTTTTATTAGGGGTTGGAATTATTTTTACTCTTAAAACAAAATTTATACAATTCCACTGGAAAGAAATGTCTGCAGCATTTTCCAATAGCTTAACTGGAAATTCTAAATCTAAAAAAATATCATCTTTTGAAGCATTTGCTGTAACTACAGCTTCTCGTGTTGGCACTGGGAATTTGGCAGGAGTCGCCTTAGCAATCATAGTAGGAGGTCCCGGAGCTATCTTTTGGATGTGGATTACAGCTCTGCTTGGAGGATCTTTAGCATTCATCGAATCCACTCTTGCTCAAATATTTAAAGTTCATGATAAAGACAATACACATTTCAGAGGAGGACCTGCATATTATATGCAGCAAGGCCTTCATTCAAAAACTATGGGACTCATATTTTCTATATTATTGTTGATGGTTTTCGGTATAGCATTTAATTCCGTACAAGCTAATACTATTGCTTTAGCATTTGAAAACAGTTTCCATATCCCAACAATAGTGAGTGCTTTTATTTTGTCGATATTATCAGCTGCTTTTATTTTTGGAGGCCTGCCACGTATTGCTAAAGCTTCCGCATTAATTGTTCCCGTTATGGCTATTCTCTATCTAATTTTGTGCTTAATTGTCATATTTATAAACCTTGATAAAATAGGAAACGTATTTTTGGTGATATTTCAAAACGCCTTTGGATTGAAAGAATTTGGTACGGGAACATTAATTGGAACAATTGTAACGGGTGTAAAGAGAGGACTTTTTTCAAACGAGGCAGGAATGGGATCAGCACCGAATGCAGCCGCGGCTGCCGATACCTCACACCCTGTAAAACAAGGTTTAATACAAGCATGTGGTGTATTTTTTGATACCATTATTATTTGTTCGGCTACAGCTTTTTTGATTCTTTTTTCTGGGGTGGATATTTCCAATGCATCGTCAGGTATTGCCCTTACACAAAATGCTTTAACTATTTATTTTGGTAATATGGGAAATATATTTTTATCAGTTTGTATTTTTCTTTTAGCATTCTCTTCCATTTTAGGCAACTATTTTTATGCTCAAAATACAATGCTCCTTATCAGTCATAACAAAATAGTCCTTTTCTCTTTCAAAATTTTAGTGATTGTACCAGTATTTGCTGGTTCTGTTGCACAATTTAATTTGGTATGGAATATTGCCGATCTGTTTATGGGTCTGATGGCTCTTCTGAATATATATGCTATTGTTAAATTATTTCCTTTTGTTCAGGAAACTCTACTTGATTATCAAGCACAAAGCCGACAAGGAAAAGATCCTGCTTTTAACAAAGTGCATGTTAAAGGCCTCGAAGACGTAGAGTGTTGGGATTAA
- the leuS gene encoding leucine--tRNA ligase, giving the protein MAKEYNFQEIEAKWQKYWEQHQSFKVTEDHNFPPDKRAYILDMFPYPSGNGLHVGHPEGYTATDIYGRYLRMKGYNVLHPMGYDSFGLPAEQYAIKTGTHPKISTEENITNFERQIKSLGFAYDWNRKICTHDPSYYKWTQFIFLKLFEKGLAYEAMIPVNWCEETRTVLANEEVVDGRDERTGCPVVKKNLRQWVLKITAYADRLLEDLNLCDWPESIKQLQRNWIGRSEGAEIIFLEKKTQKPIFVYTTRPDTLYGATYVVLAPGHPLVAEITSPTQKQAVDDYIQKSMRKTDMERTELNKQKTGVFTGSFAINPINNKEIPIWIGDYVLENYGTGAVMAVPAHDQRDYEFAGVYDLPIIPVVSPELGILPDLSQQAFSDEGVSINSEELSGLKTEQMKKAVLNKLVQINKGKKAVQYKLRDWIFSRQRFWGEPIPIVHCQECGVVPVPENELPLTLPEISVYLPGLEGESPLAEAYEWIHCCCPKCGNSARRETNTMPQWAGSCWYYLRYIDPNNSNALVDPEKEKYWMPVDLYVGGQEHAVLHLLYARFWHKVLYDLGLVSTKEPFKKLVNQGMILGENNEKMSKSRGNVVNPDDIIKEYGADSFRLYEMFMGPLEMGKPWSTNGIKGIKKFLDRVWRLYTQHPIDENSPIPDDLLRLTHKTIKKVTHDIETISQFNTAISALMVLVNDLTNRNALPKETLEILVKLLAPFAPHISEELWEMLGHSPLVTNERFPTYDDKLTEDQMIEFVVQINGKNREKFFVSKGLSKEELEELSLSNEGVKNRLLGKNIIKIIVVPDKLINIVVKE; this is encoded by the coding sequence ATGGCAAAAGAATATAATTTTCAAGAAATAGAAGCAAAATGGCAAAAATATTGGGAACAACACCAATCATTTAAGGTGACTGAAGATCATAATTTTCCACCTGATAAGAGGGCTTATATTTTGGATATGTTTCCATACCCTTCAGGTAACGGATTGCATGTCGGCCACCCCGAAGGGTATACTGCAACTGATATATATGGACGCTACTTGCGTATGAAAGGTTATAATGTTCTGCATCCGATGGGATATGATTCATTTGGGTTGCCAGCAGAACAATATGCTATTAAAACAGGAACTCATCCTAAGATTTCTACAGAAGAAAATATTACGAATTTTGAGCGGCAGATTAAAAGTCTAGGGTTTGCTTATGATTGGAATAGAAAAATTTGCACACATGATCCTTCATATTACAAATGGACACAATTTATTTTTTTGAAGCTCTTTGAAAAAGGCCTTGCTTATGAAGCAATGATACCTGTAAATTGGTGTGAAGAAACACGTACAGTATTAGCTAATGAAGAAGTTGTAGATGGTAGGGATGAGCGAACTGGTTGTCCTGTAGTAAAAAAAAACCTACGTCAATGGGTGCTTAAAATAACAGCATATGCTGATAGACTTTTAGAAGATTTAAATTTATGTGATTGGCCAGAATCTATTAAGCAGCTTCAACGTAATTGGATTGGCCGCTCGGAAGGAGCTGAAATTATATTTCTTGAAAAGAAGACTCAAAAACCTATTTTTGTTTATACGACAAGGCCAGATACTTTATATGGAGCTACTTATGTTGTGTTGGCACCTGGCCATCCTCTGGTTGCTGAAATTACGAGTCCTACTCAAAAACAGGCAGTTGATGACTATATTCAAAAAAGTATGCGTAAGACCGATATGGAAAGAACAGAACTCAATAAACAAAAAACAGGGGTATTTACAGGATCTTTTGCTATTAATCCTATTAATAATAAAGAAATACCAATTTGGATTGGGGATTATGTTCTGGAAAACTATGGTACAGGAGCCGTTATGGCTGTCCCTGCACACGACCAGCGGGATTATGAATTTGCTGGGGTATATGATCTTCCGATTATTCCGGTAGTTTCGCCTGAATTAGGGATATTACCTGATCTTTCTCAACAAGCATTCTCTGATGAAGGAGTATCTATTAATTCGGAAGAATTATCAGGATTAAAAACAGAACAAATGAAAAAAGCTGTGCTTAATAAACTTGTTCAAATAAACAAAGGCAAGAAAGCTGTACAATATAAATTAAGAGATTGGATTTTTTCACGGCAACGTTTCTGGGGTGAACCTATTCCTATTGTTCATTGCCAAGAATGTGGAGTTGTTCCTGTTCCGGAAAACGAACTCCCTTTGACACTTCCTGAAATTTCTGTGTATTTACCAGGCCTAGAAGGAGAATCTCCGCTTGCTGAGGCATATGAATGGATACATTGTTGTTGTCCAAAATGTGGAAATTCCGCTCGTAGAGAAACCAATACAATGCCTCAATGGGCTGGTTCGTGCTGGTATTATTTGAGATACATTGATCCTAATAATAGTAATGCACTTGTCGACCCAGAAAAAGAAAAATATTGGATGCCTGTTGATTTATATGTTGGGGGGCAAGAACATGCCGTATTGCACTTGTTGTACGCGCGTTTCTGGCATAAAGTTCTTTATGATCTTGGATTAGTATCAACGAAAGAACCATTCAAAAAATTAGTTAATCAAGGGATGATTCTCGGAGAAAATAATGAGAAAATGAGTAAATCCCGAGGTAATGTTGTGAATCCGGATGATATTATTAAAGAATATGGTGCGGATAGTTTTAGGCTATATGAGATGTTTATGGGGCCATTGGAAATGGGTAAACCCTGGTCTACTAACGGTATTAAGGGGATAAAAAAATTTCTAGATCGTGTGTGGCGTTTATATACTCAGCATCCTATTGATGAAAATTCTCCTATTCCCGATGATTTATTACGTTTGACACACAAAACTATCAAAAAAGTTACCCATGACATTGAAACAATTAGTCAATTTAATACGGCAATTAGTGCTTTGATGGTATTAGTAAACGATTTAACAAACAGAAATGCTTTGCCAAAAGAAACTCTCGAAATTTTAGTAAAATTACTTGCTCCATTTGCTCCGCATATCAGTGAGGAATTATGGGAAATGCTTGGTCATTCTCCGCTTGTTACCAATGAGAGATTTCCAACTTATGATGACAAACTGACTGAAGATCAAATGATTGAATTTGTAGTACAAATTAATGGGAAAAATCGAGAAAAATTTTTTGTTTCTAAAGGTTTATCCAAAGAAGAATTAGAAGAATTAAGTTTATCAAACGAAGGAGTAAAAAATCGACTACTAGGAAAGAATATTATAAAAATTATTGTAGTTCCCGATAAATTAATAAATATTGTGGTAAAAGAGTAA